The following coding sequences lie in one Vitis vinifera cultivar Pinot Noir 40024 chromosome 19, ASM3070453v1 genomic window:
- the LOC104877720 gene encoding uncharacterized protein LOC104877720 isoform X1, protein MNDNNTSSGELYDSTSSSEEGDDLDEIFIAHIMNEYEEIFLCKTPQRTSMLSGAQFVRDMIEGHPQTCYELFRMDKETFMNLCDHLKRHENLQDTRFVTVEEAVAMFLLIVGHNVRMRVVADRFQHSTETVARHFKEVRRALCRLGKILICPNNMTNEVSSYVASNPKYFPWFKDCIGAIDGTHISAWVPADRQTSFRGRKTVITQNVMCACNFDMMFTFVYAGWEGTANDARVFLDALTRPEVNFPWPSEGKYYVVDSGYPCISGFLPPYRGERYHLQEYRGRHNQPIRYKELFNYRHSSLRNIIERCFGVLKTRFPILRMMPCYKPSRQPSIVVACCTLHNWIRLSTRNDQLFREYEVEDLSIEGEEESTSSRNHSIDLSDESAAVMAACRDQIAEVMWANYINVNP, encoded by the exons ATGAATGATAATAACACAAGCAGTGGTGAACTATATGACTCAACTTCATCTTCTGAAGAGGGTGATgatttagatgaaatttttattgcTCACATTATGAATGAGTatgaggaaatatttttatgcaaGACACCTCAAAGGACATCAATGTTAAGTGGTGCACAATTTGTAAGAGATATGATAGAAGGTCATCCTCAGACATGCTATGAACTATTTCGGATGGATAAAGAAACATTTATGAACCTTTGTGATCATCTTAAGAGACATGAAAACTTACAGGATACACGATTTGTCACAGTTGAAGAGGCAGTGGCTATGTTCTTACTAATCGTAGGACATAATGTGAGAATGAGGGTTGTAGCAGACCGTTTTCAACACTCCACAGAGACTGTCGCTCGACACTTTAAAGAAGTTAGACGTGCATTATGTCGACTTGGCAAAATTCTCATATGTCCTAACAATATGACCAATGAGGTGTCTTCATATGTTGCtagtaatcctaaatattttccatggtttaag GACTGTATTGGTGCAATTGATGGCACTCATATTAGTGCATGGGTCCCAGCTGATAGACAAACCAGTTTTAGAGGTAGAAAAACAGTTATAACACAAAATGTTATGTGTGCATGTAATTTTGACATGATGTTTACATTTGTTTATGCTGGTTGGGAAGGAACAGCAAACGATGCACGTGTCTTTTTAGATGCATTGACTAGACCAGAAGTCAATTTTCCTTGgccaagtgaaggaaaatattatgtAGTTGATTCTGGTTATCCTTGTATATCTGGATTTTTGCCACCATATCGAGGTGAGCGATATCATTTACAAGAATATCGGGGTAGACATAATCAACCTATCAGGTATAaagaactttttaattatagacATTCATCTCTTCGAAATATTATTGAAAGATGTTTTGGTGTTTTAAAGACCCGATTTCCAATATTAAGGATGATGCCTTGTTATAAGCCAAGTAGGCAACCATCAATTGTTGTTGCATGTTGTacccttcataattggattcgtCTATCAACTCGAAATGATCAATTGTTTAGAGAATATGAGGTAGAAGACCTTTCAATCGAAGGTGAAGAAGAGAGCACAAGTAGCAGAAACCATTCAATTGATTTATCAGATGAGAGTGCAGCAGTTATGGCAGCTTGTAGAGATCAAATTGCTGAAGTGATGTGggcaaattatattaatgtcaATCCATGa
- the LOC104877720 gene encoding L10-interacting MYB domain-containing protein isoform X2 — protein sequence MTTEITDVEDAGTWRGNIEKIFIDIMVNEVNKGNMDSGTFSTNTWRRILLEVNSQGKRNFNLKQLKQKFNRLRAMHREFSDLLKHTGFGWDAETNTVHALEETWQNYIRAHPNAKRFRSKGCPNYNLLGLIFNPSTATGALHYSSTQDPPNTDDEDEMDDNLEHGGVHVDVDTEIPDDPPQPEMAGGVTTRSGKRVTDSLLERKGKKESRLSQMGDALKAWVEASKARTETSRARTEALLARVDRYKSGTSSEATSGGTTDFSITRCMAALQTIELLDNDKYLKAVEKFTVPEWREIFMNMPDERKMAWLDRL from the exons ATGACAACTGAGATAACAGATGTTGAGGATGCAGGAACATGGAGAGGTAATATAGAGAAAATCTTTATTGACATCATGGTAAATGAAGTTAATAAAGGTAACATGGATAGTGGTACATTTAGTACCAACACATGGAGAAGGATCTTACTTGAGGTTAATAGTCAAGGGAAAAGAAATTTCAACTTGAAGCAGCTTAAACAAAAGTTTAATAGACTACGTGCAATGCACCGTGAGTTCTCTGATCTTTTAAAGCATACTGGATTTGGTTGGGATGCTGAAACTAACACAGTGCATGCTCTAGAGGAAACCTGGCAAAATTACATTCgg GCACACCCAAATGCAAAAAGATTCCGCTCAAAGGGATGCCCAAACTACAACTTGTTGGGATTGATCTTTAATCCATCAACAGCAACCGGTGCCCTCCACTACTCTTCCACCCAAGATCCACCAAACactgatgatgaagatgagatgGATGACAATTTGGAACATGGTGGAGTGCATGTGGATGTAGATACTGAGATCCCTGATGATCCTCCACAACCAGAAATGGCAGGAGGAGTGACCACCCGTTCTGGAAAGCGTGTAACTGATTCTCTATTAGAGCGTAAAGGTAAGAAAGAATCCAGATTAAGTCAAATGGGAGATGCTTTGAAAGCTTGGGTTGAGGCATCAAAGGCTAGAACAGAAACATCTCGAGCTAGAACTGAGGCATTATTGGCTAGAGTGGACAGATATAAGAGTGGAACTAGTAGTGAAGCTACTAGTGGAGGTACCACTGATTTTAGCATAACAAGGTGCATGGCAGCCTTACAAACCATTGAACTGTTAGATaatgacaaatatttaaaagctgTTGAGAAATTCACAGTGCCGGAGTGGAGAGAGATATTTATGAATATGCCTGATGAGAGGAAAATGGCATGGCTTGATAGACTTTAA